A genomic window from Phoenix dactylifera cultivar Barhee BC4 chromosome 7, palm_55x_up_171113_PBpolish2nd_filt_p, whole genome shotgun sequence includes:
- the LOC103702396 gene encoding F-box/kelch-repeat protein At5g15710-like gives MERVGGVGLQVVKNGNFGEGESPRYSVPLTRTGSRNTSPSRQKVIKTKPRGFDEETVATFGKVVHADIQMEDNIWALLPEDLLIEVLARVPPFLIFRMRSVCRRWNSILQDSSFLTSHSKVPSHGPCLLTFWKNSQTHQCSVFSLPLKTWYKVPFGFLPDWAFWLVGSSGGLVCFCGYDGLCFKILVCNPLTQTWRTLPNMHYNQQRQLILVVDRADRSFKVIAASDIYGDRTLPTEVYDSNLDRWSVHQTMPAVNLCSSKMAFCDSRLYLETLSPLGLMMYRVDTGHWEHIPAKFPRSLLDGYLVAGAQKRLFLVGRIGLYSTLQSIRIWELDHAKTAWVEISRMPPKYFRVLLRLSAERFECFGQDNLICFTSWNQGKGLLYDVDKKTWSWIAGCAIQLCNSQVCFYEPRFDVPIY, from the coding sequence ATGGAAAGAGTCGGAGGAGTTGGGTTGCAAGTGGTGAAAAATGGCAACTTTGGAGAAGGCGAGTCTCCAAGATATTCGGTCCCTTTGACCAGAACTGGATCTCGAAATACAAGCCCGTCTCGGCAGAAGGTGATCAAGACTAAGCCTAGGGGTTTTGATGAGGAGACTGTTGCAACATTTGGTAAAGTCGTTCATGCTGATATCCAAATGGAAGATAACATATGGGCACTATTGCCCGAGGACTTGCTAATCGAGGTTCTTGCTAGGGTGCCTCCATTCTTGATCTTTAGGATGAGGTCAGTTTGCAGGCGATGGAATTCAATTCTTCAAGATAGTAGCTTTCTCACATCTCACTCGAAGGTTCCTTCACATGGGCCTTGCCTTCTCACATTCTGGAAGAACTCGCAAACCCATCAGTGTTCTGTATTCAGCCTACCATTGAAGACTTGGTATAAGGTCCCATTTGGTTTTTTACCAGATTGGGCGTTCTGGTTGGTTGGTTCTTCAGGTGGTCTTGTTTGTTTTTGTGGATACGATGGGCTTTGTTTCAAAATCCTTGTTTGCAATCCCCTAACTCAGACATGGAGGACATTGCCAAACATGCATTACAATCAGCAAAGGCAGTTGATCTTGGTTGTTGATAGGGCAGATCGTTCATTCAAGGTGATTGCGGCAAGTGATATTTATGGAGACAGAACACTGCCTACAGAAGTTTATGACTCAAACCTTGACCGTTGGTCTGTTCATCAGACAATGCCAGCCGTTAATCTATGTTCATCAAAGATGGCATTTTGTGACTCAAGACTGTATCTTGAGACTCTTTCGCcacttggcttgatgatgtatCGAGTAGATACAGGGCATTGGGAACATATTCCAGCCAAGTTTCCACGATCATTGCTGGATGGCTATTTGGTTGCAGGTGCGCAAAAGCGTTTGTTTTTGGTTGGAAGGATAGGACTTTACAGCACTCTCCAGAGCATCCGGATCTGGGAGTTGGATCATGCTAAGACTGCGTGGGTGGAAATAAGTAGGATGCCACCAAAGTAttttagagttctattgagattATCAGCTGAAAGATTTGAGTGTTTTGGGCAGGATAACCTCATATGCTTTACATCCTGGAACCAAGGGAAAGGTCTTCTATATGATGTGGATAAGAAAACTTGGTCATGGATTGCTGGCTGTGCCATCCAGTTGTGTAACAGTCAGGTTTGCTTTTATGAGCCAAGATTTGATGTGCCCATCTATTGA
- the LOC120111293 gene encoding uncharacterized protein LOC120111293 yields MVQYLRFVSFVVGLLLSLAAPGDSLALADGGMVTLCTLRSGQGLQEKTKMVDATGNIWLGGRKMGMKKVNIEVKGMVKTGKAKNSLNKSSGSSNAEDSRITTLHSGIFSLNKKTEGNALEPVNLSNSPQIKSQVFEASSSAHASLGSLKVVSGLSHGQVQTDETQRLLASTAEIFKMLQKDYHQHAHRRPPINNRLPLGRINVRP; encoded by the exons ATGGTGCAATACTTGAGGTTCGTAAGCTTTGTAGTAGGACTCTTGCTCTCTTTAGCTGCTCCTGGGGACTCCCTTGCACTTGCTGACGGAG GCATGGTGACGCTTTGTACTCTCAGGAGCGGTCAG GGGCTTCAAGAGAAGACCAAGATGGTTGATGCCACTGGAAACATTTGGCTTGGAGGAAGGAAGATGGGCATGAAGAAGGTGAATATTGAAGTCAAAGGCATGGTGAAAACAG GAAAGGCAAAGAATTCTTTAAATAAATCATCTGGGTCATCAAATGCAGAG GATTCTAGAATCACCACATTGCACTCAGGAATATTCAGTCTCAACAAAAAAACTGAAGGGAATGCTCTTGAACCAGTGAACCTCTCAAATTCTCCTCAGATCAAATCCCAAGTATTTGAGGCCTCATCATCCGCTCATGCAAGCTTGGGTTCTTTGAAAGTAGTATCAGGACTATCACATGGTCAAGTTCAGACAGATGAAACACAAAGGCTACTAGCATCCACTGCTGAAATTTTCAAAATGCTCCAAAAGGACTACCATCAGCATGCCCATCGCCGACCTCCGATCAACAATCGCCTACCTTTAGGGAGAATCAATGTGAGACCCTAG